Genomic segment of Candidatus Cloacimonadota bacterium:
TCATTTTCCCAAATCTCGTCAAGAAAAAGCAAGCGACAGAGATGCTCTATATTGATTTTCCTTCAAGTTTCCCAGCAAACCCAAAAGGTTTTGAAATTTGTTGGCTATATAACATAAAAATAGTGGGACTAACGGGATTGAAACTACAGAATATTGATACTGTTTATTAACCGATTTAATTAGATTCAGCCCTCAAATTTTGGAGAGAGAATAATATTATCAACAACATAAAAATGTTAAATTTTTACTCCTCTTATTTCTCATTATTGCTTCTGATGAACCTGATCACCCGACCTCCAAATTGTTCTGCGTATTGACCATTAATAAAGGCACTAAAACCGATGAGAGCTACCCCCAGAGCGGCACGAGGTCCAATCTCTTTTAATAGAATATTGGAACCTACTAGAAAAAAGCGCAACAATTACCAGATTGAAGATAAATCTTTTCCAGGAGAACTTATATATTTTATATCCCCTTTTGAAACATAATGATTTGTTTCAATTCAGCTAATTATGGCTAATCAGTCAAGATTAAATTGTTGATTAAGAGCGAAGTTAATTAACTTCATAAATAATGGTGGAACATAGCGTGATCGAACCGCCTACAGCACTCCTGCTCTATAAGAGACTGATCGTATAGTTGATTAGATAACCGCACAACACTCCGAGATAGTTTCTTCCCTCTGCTGCAGTCTTCCCGTTCCATTTATTGATTGTGAGTATTTTAGCCAGTTTGCCGATCATTCCTCTATTCAAGATAAGATAGATCTATGAATAGTGGTCTTCTAATTCGGCTCTGTATTTAGTTGTTTTTTCCTGATCACCTAATTCTTCGGCAGTTTTAATTAAATTCTTGATAATTTCAATTGTTTGTTGATTTCTTTTGCCCAGAGTTTTATCAAATATGGGGAGCGCATCTTCATAATATTGCAGTGTTCTTTTAAGATCCCCTTTCCGGGCATGGATCTTGCCGATACTTTGTAGAGTATAAGCAGTGTGTATGTGATTCTTGCCGAGTGTTTCATTATAAATTGACAACGCATTTTCCTGATAATTTAAGGCTTTGTCAAGATCCCCTTTACCGAGATAGATATCACCTATGTTGTGATAGCTGTCTGCTATGCTCGAATGTCTCTCTTCTAATGATTCTCTCTTGATGGTGAGAACCTGTTCATGAAGGCTCAAAGCCTTATCATATTCACCCTTACCAGAGTAAGCATCACCCAGATAGTATAATGTACCAGCAGTCCGTAAATGCCCCTTTCCAAAAATCTCTTCATCGATGGATAATGCCTGTTCGTGATAGATCAGGGCATTGTTATTATCATCCTTTTTATGGTAGGATAGACCGATTAAATTAAGAGTAATAGCAATTTGGGGATGCCGTTCACCCAGGATCTCCTTCTGGACAGAGAGCCCTTTCTCCAGATAAGATAGTGCTGTATTGAATTTTCCAAGGTGAATACAGACATCAGCCATAGTACATAGGATTGTTGCAGTACGCGAATGCCCTTCACCAGCAATCTCTTTATAGATTTCATAGCCCTTTTTCAGACAATGCAGAGCTCGATCATACTTACCCATAAAGGAGTAGTTAAGACCGATATTTACATAACTGTCGGCTGTGGAATAATACTTCTCGCCCAGAAATTCACGCCTGATCGAGAGCGCCTCTTCCATATATTGCAAGCCTCTGTTCAGATCACCTTTAGATGAGTAAATAGAGCCAATGTTGCACAGGCAATCAGCAACGCTGGGATGTCTCTCTCCGAAGACCTCTTTGAAACAGGAGAGACTCTTTTCATAACAGGGTAAAGCGCTGTTATAATCTCCTTTATAGTAGTACACATTACCCATATTCATAACACCTGTAGCAGTTTGTGAATGCCTCTCACCCAAAAAGTTCATCCATATTGCCACCGCCTGCTCAATATGAATCATGGCTTTATCGTAGTCACCTTTGGAACAATAGACATTACAGATGTTATTCAGGGCTATAGCGCTCTTTAACTGCCCCTCCTCAGAGTGCTCACTGTAGATTGATAATGCCTTCTGATAACAGTCCAGAGCCTCATCGTATCTCTGCTTGTAGCTGCAAACGACACCAATATTGCTCAGGCTGGCAGCGGTTAATAGATGTTTTTCACCGAGCGTGACTTTTCTAATAGACCAAGCCTTGCGGAAATAGATCAAAGCATCTTCATAATCACCCCTGTCTCTCTGAAGAACACCTATATCGTTAAAGGTTGAAGCAGTATCCGGGTGCAGCTCACCAAGTACTTCTACCCTGATTGCCAGAGCCATCTCATAATAGTATAGCGCTCTGTCATATACCCCCTTATCATGATAAACCGAGCCGACATCATTCAAGCAGTCGGCTGTATCGGGGTGTTCATTACCCAACGATTCCCTACGAATAGCCAACGCCTCCTCGAAGTACAGCAAAGCCTGATCATACTCACTTCTTGCAAAATATACAGAACCGATTTTGCTAAGGATGGCAGCCGTTTCAGCACCTCTTTTGTCATATTGAGCTCGGGTTATACTCAAGGCTGCATCGTAATAATGCATACTCGGAGCGAAGTGATAACGATCTATTTCAAAATCACCCGCTTTAGTGAAATACAGGAACGCTTTCTCCCGATCTTCCGCTTTATCGTAATGTTGGGCAATCTCGCCAAACATAGTTTTATCTTCCGTGTACATTCTCTCCATTACCTCTGCTGCCATCAAATGGAGTCTTTTAAGCTGTTTTTTCAACTGCATATTGTAAACAGCCTCTCTCAAGATGGCATGGCTGAAGATATATTTAATCTCGCTCAAGGCGTGCCAGATATTCTGCTTTTCCCCAAAATAGAGATGGCTTTTGACTATCAGATCGTTCAAACTTGCAGAACGGTACTGCATCTTTTCGATCATCTTGCAAAGTACTTCCACGACAAATTCCACACCGAGAACGCTGGCTGCCTGGATCGTTTGTTTTAACTCTGAATCGAGTCGGTCCAGGTGTGCCACGATAACACCCTGTAATTCATTAGGTAGTTCTGATGCCTGATCTTTCAGTTCATAACAATTCTCTTGCACGTCGAGTCTGTTCGTTTCCAACAGATATTTTGTGAGTTGTTCGATTATAAAGGGATTACCCTGAGACAAAGAATATACATATTTACGGAAATCGGGGGTCAACTCTTTCTGCAGGATAGTTTTCATCAAATTTGCAGTCTGGGTCTGATTTAGCCCTTCAAGTTTGATAGTTTCGGTAACCACATCGGGGTCAAGCCTTACTTGTGGATAACTACCATCATCGATAATCCGTGAAGTCAGGATTATTTTAAAAGGGATATTAGTCGCCCTGCGGGTCAGGATTTGTAGGGTTTCTGCTGACTCCTTATCTAACCAGTGTAAATCCTCGATAACCAGAATGACCGGTTTGAAGAGGCACAAAACCTCTATTAACGATTTGAGGGCGAATCCCTTGATTGCAGGTTTGTATTTCGGCTCAAGATTTGCGTAGATACTACCTTCCCATTCCAGGCCGATCAGCCCTGCCAGAATTGATTCGATTCTATTCAACTCGCTGATTATCACCTTACTTTTTGTTAATCTTTTGACCTTTTTCTGGAAGTCAGCCCAATTTTGACGGAAATCTTTACGACGTTCAGAGATAGTACCGACCGAACTTGTAGTGAAGAGTTTTCTTACCCAGTACGCATATGGATTCAAGGATTGCCGCTGAATGGAATCGGTTTCTAAAATATAAAAGTCGGTTTTCTTTCCCATTTTCTTTCGCAATTCGTTGATCAGGCGCGTTTTACCCTGTCCCGCCTCGCCATATAGATAAGTCACACCGGCAAAATTGCCCTGCCGGAGAGGTTCACAACTATCTACCAGCCTCTTCAACTGGGATCTTCTGCCGATAAGTTTTTTACTATAATGAGGTTTCCTGAGCCAATACTGACCCGGAATCAATTTAAAGACCGTTATCGGTTTACGAGAGCCCTCAAGTTTAATCCTGTCCAAAACCTCGAAGTTTATCGAGTCACCCGCCTCATCACGAATAGATCTGTCAAGCCAGACCTCACCCCATTCTGCTCGCTTCATACAGCTATGAGCAAGGTTAACAGATATCCCGACCGCAGTATATTCCGCACGCTTACTGGAACCGATAAAACCGATATATGATCTCCCGTGAGAGAGTCCGACTCTGATCTTCTTGCCATACATTAACTGCACCTCTGAAACAAAATCTAAGGCGAAGGTGCAGAATTTCTCATAAGCAACAGGTGCGCCAAATAAAACTAAGCCGACCCAACCCTGCTCTGAGCAATCTATATTGTTGAAATAACCACCATACTTTTTGCAGAGATCCAATATCTCGCGAATATGCTCCTCCTGCGGTTCAGCAAGATTTATGAAGCAGGATAGAACGTCCCGAAATTCACCCTCCGTTTGCAGGTCTGATATCTGCTCAGGTATGAAGAGTTTCTGAGAGAGGCATCTGTAAGAGACATCGGTCGGGGTATCCGGGAGTTTGGATCCTTTTATGATGTGATAACGTTGATCGATTTGAGTTGAAGTAATGAGTTTTTTATCATAATTAGTTAGAACATCTTTCTCGATAACTATCCTGTTTGGTTTCGAGCGTCTCCTCGCTTCAACTGATCCTATCAAAGCCTCACCTGAGAACCAGTAAACGAATCTCTCTCTGGCAGGTATGATCCTCCATTTTATTACCCCTTTTGAGAGACCTATGCTTGCCGTAATTTCAAAGTCTCCATATTCTGTTTTATGCTTTCCTCCGCTCAAAAAGAAATCCCTGATTTCGAGAGCAGCATTGATCGAACCATCACCCTTCGCCAGAGGAAAAACTGCCGTAAATGAATCTACGGCGAATCCCGAGATGAAACCACCACGTCTCTTTACAGAATCAAAAGATGAACTGAAAAACTTATTTATAGCATTGGTTAAGACCTCTATACTCTCTTCGGATTGCTTTGACAAAGTAGCAGAAAATTTCGAAAACCCTTGCATATAAACATTCAGGACATAAGCATCAAAGCACCCTGCATATTCTTTTTCTCTCGCTTTCCTTAGTATCAAATTGGGAACTAAACAACGCATATTACCTCCCAGAATATCGAAAAGCTCTAAACCATTCTATTTTTGGATAAATATTTATGCAATCTCATTTCTGTAAAGATATTTTATTATACTCTCATCCCTATTATATATCTCCTCGAGCATAAGCTGTTCGGTCTCTTTCTCAGGTCATTTTGAACTTGATTACTTTATATCGTGTTCTGTGGGCAAGAGATATTTCTAATACAAGAGCCAGGCGATAGTAGATAAAGTTATATATTTGCTACCATTGACTACATCGAGCTCGGAAGCAGCCACGAGGAAGTCCTTTCCTCGGTTGTCGGTCAGAGGTTTCAAAATATTAGGGAAGACTTTGCAGAACTTGATTACCATCTGTTGCAGTGAATGAAGGAAACACATCGAGAGCAATAATAAAAGGTTCAAATTCTTGAGCCCTGTATAGGACATTAATTGTATCTGCTTAACCGTATCAGGGAACGGTCGTCTCATCATATCGTGAATCAAACTTGAGATTATACCGCTGCGGGGAGGGATACCGTAATGGAGCAGACTCTTGCTGATAGGGGGCATGGGGTATTTCAGAATATCAATAAGAACGGAAACGGTTAGATAAGCATAAAATCTCTGCAGATGAAAGATTGTGGCACCCGAAGGGTTTATTTGCATTTGGTTAATGTGTTGTCAGGTAAGGCATCAGGTACATTTAGGCAATGCTTATTATAAAAAAAACTGGTGTTAGGCAAAAAAAAAATCGAAAAAGCTTGACAGTATTGACGGAAAATATTCTTGTATCTTTGTAAGCGTCTGCTCAAACAAAACTGTTGTATTAGTTGAGTGTTGAGTAGAACTATTAAACATCAATATCGCAACTGAAACGAGACCATTGTTAACATTTAGCATATCGAGGTCAAGATGAAGTGCATTTTCTGCGAAAATATCTAAATTGTGTGTCGATATCAAGGATAAGTACGACTATATCGTTAAGTCCGGGAATACTCGTCAAACATCGCTTACAAATAACCTCTTAGTCGGTAAAGCCAATCGACAATGATCATATCGGGACCTCTCTCTCATTTCTTGTGAGATAAACAGTTCCCAGTATTCAAGCTTTAATCCTTTTTGGAGGTTTATCATGAAAAGGTTTTTTACATACATTACAATACTAATGTTTTTAATCGGTTTTATTTCCGTTACACCCCTTTATGCAGGGGTGATGGAAGTGGTTAGAGGAGAGCGCCCCTTCATAGATATCTACCGGGTACCGGATGATGCTATGGAAGAGGGACGGATAAGAATAAAATTTCAAAGAGAATATTCCGAGCACCTCGATAATATAGAGTTTACCAGGAACAGGGATGGTATAGTTCTCTCGGGGATCCCGGAAGTAGATGCCCTAAACCGGACTTATAACGTTCATACAGCCGTAAAACTCTTCGACAGCCCAGCTTTGAGAAACGGTTATGAATGGCGTCACCGGGAGTGGGGTTTTCATCTCTGGTATGAACTACGGTTTGATACCCGCGAAGACATCAGGAATATTGTTATAGCATATCGTAATCTGAACAGGGTCATCGAATGGGCAGAACCGGAATATAGGATAGAATTGACGAGTTATGCTGACGATCTTAATTCCGCAGGCAGGGAAGGGAATCGCAGATCTTCTTCCTCCAATGAAGTCTTTTCAACCGATTTTCTGTCCGGACAGACAGAGGGATACCGCTATTCAGATCATATTACAAATCCCGGATCTCCAGGAGAGACAAGATATCGTAATGACGAAGACAGGGATCTCTGGAACCCTGATGATCCATATTTACTTGGCCAGTGGCATTATCATAACATCGGTCAGTTTGGCGGTACACACGGTGCCGATATTGATCTGCTTGCAGCCTGGGATATCGAGAAGGGTAATGATGCCGTAGTAGTTGCTGTTGTAGATGGAGGAATTCAATACGATCATCCCGATCTGGCAGCCAATCTCTGGACGCATCCCGCTTACCCTTATCACGGTTATAATTTCGTTGATAACAGCATCGTAGTTACTCCCCACTATCATGGAGTCCATGTAGCTGGTACGGTAGCTGCTGTAAATAATAATGATACCGGAGTTGCTGGTGTTGCCGGCGGCTCGGGAACAGGAGACGGTGTCAGGCTTATGTCCTGTCAGGTTTATGCTGAAAACGGGAGTGGAGGTCACGCTCAGGCCTTGATTTTTGGTGCCGATAATGGAGCTGCAATATCACAGAACAGTTGGGGTTGGACAAGTCCTGGGGTTTACAGTCAAGCGGTGCTGGATGCCATCGACTATTTTAATATCAACGGTGGCGGTGATGTTCTGGATGGTGGGATAACAATAGTAGCTGCAGGTAATCAAAACAGTTCCGGTAGTTATTATCCCGGCTGTTATGCGGGTGCATTTTCCGTGGCGGCGACCAACTACAAAGATCAGAAAACCTACTATTCAACCTATGACACCTGGGTTGATATCTCTGCTCCGGGTGGAGAGTCAGGCATTACCCAGCTTACCCAGGTGCTTAGTACATATATCGATAGTGATTACGGCTATATGCAGGGAACCTCCATGTCCTGTCCTCACGTCTCGGGAGTGGCTGCACTGGTTATTTCTTACGCTTACCGTAATGGTATCATCCTGACTAACAGCGAACTTGCCGATCTTTTACGTGATACTGCCGATGATCATTATGATGTCAATCCTGATTATATAGGAATGCTGGGTACGGGAAGGGTCAATGCCTACAGGGCATTAATGGAATTAGTAGCTGTGAAGAACCCGCTGAATTTTGCCGCAAGCACGATCAGTGAAGTTCAGATAGATCTCTTATGGGAAAGAACTGATAACAACAATGTTATGCTTCTATGGTCGTCTGACGACATCTTTGGAGTTCCCAGTAACGGAGCTTCCTATTCTCCAGGAGAGTTGTTACCGGGTGGTGGAACTGTTCTCTATCGGGGTAGCGGTACAACATACAACCATACCGGCTTGAATGAAGCGACGAGATATTACTACAGGGCATTTTCCTATAATAGTTCAAACGACTATTCAAGGGGAAGAACTATCCATGCTGCAACAGATTATGACTACTTTACCCTACCCTTTACAGAGAACTTCGATCAGTTCACGAACCTGCCTGACTATTGGCAGATAGTTGATCATCAAGGGACCGGAGAGGTTTGGCTCATCGGGAAAATCGAATGGACACACCTCTCCGGATTGGAAGCTACAACAGGCAACTATGCCTATATGAACAGTGATATGTATGGAAGAGTTGGTTCTCAAAATACGGACCTGATAACTCCGAGGCTCAATCTATCCGAATACACGGCAGTAAATGTAGACTTTACCCATTACTTCATGCAATGGTTAGACGTTTCAACGGCTACTTTCTCCTACAGCATTGATGACGGCAACACCTGGACGGTAGTAAATTCCTGGAGCACAGATACTCCCAATCCCGCTTTCTTTAACCGGAATATTTATGGCGTAGCGGGGGAGGAAACTGTCAGGTTCAAGTGGCATTATGAAGGTGTCTGGGGATTTTTCTGGTGCATTGATGATATTGTCATTACAGGTGAGTATATTGTAGGTTCAAATATGCTGCTGGAATCATATACCTTGAACGGT
This window contains:
- a CDS encoding DUF2225 domain-containing protein, which encodes MRCLVPNLILRKAREKEYAGCFDAYVLNVYMQGFSKFSATLSKQSEESIEVLTNAINKFFSSSFDSVKRRGGFISGFAVDSFTAVFPLAKGDGSINAALEIRDFFLSGGKHKTEYGDFEITASIGLSKGVIKWRIIPARERFVYWFSGEALIGSVEARRRSKPNRIVIEKDVLTNYDKKLITSTQIDQRYHIIKGSKLPDTPTDVSYRCLSQKLFIPEQISDLQTEGEFRDVLSCFINLAEPQEEHIREILDLCKKYGGYFNNIDCSEQGWVGLVLFGAPVAYEKFCTFALDFVSEVQLMYGKKIRVGLSHGRSYIGFIGSSKRAEYTAVGISVNLAHSCMKRAEWGEVWLDRSIRDEAGDSINFEVLDRIKLEGSRKPITVFKLIPGQYWLRKPHYSKKLIGRRSQLKRLVDSCEPLRQGNFAGVTYLYGEAGQGKTRLINELRKKMGKKTDFYILETDSIQRQSLNPYAYWVRKLFTTSSVGTISERRKDFRQNWADFQKKVKRLTKSKVIISELNRIESILAGLIGLEWEGSIYANLEPKYKPAIKGFALKSLIEVLCLFKPVILVIEDLHWLDKESAETLQILTRRATNIPFKIILTSRIIDDGSYPQVRLDPDVVTETIKLEGLNQTQTANLMKTILQKELTPDFRKYVYSLSQGNPFIIEQLTKYLLETNRLDVQENCYELKDQASELPNELQGVIVAHLDRLDSELKQTIQAASVLGVEFVVEVLCKMIEKMQYRSASLNDLIVKSHLYFGEKQNIWHALSEIKYIFSHAILREAVYNMQLKKQLKRLHLMAAEVMERMYTEDKTMFGEIAQHYDKAEDREKAFLYFTKAGDFEIDRYHFAPSMHYYDAALSITRAQYDKRGAETAAILSKIGSVYFARSEYDQALLYFEEALAIRRESLGNEHPDTADCLNDVGSVYHDKGVYDRALYYYEMALAIRVEVLGELHPDTASTFNDIGVLQRDRGDYEDALIYFRKAWSIRKVTLGEKHLLTAASLSNIGVVCSYKQRYDEALDCYQKALSIYSEHSEEGQLKSAIALNNICNVYCSKGDYDKAMIHIEQAVAIWMNFLGERHSQTATGVMNMGNVYYYKGDYNSALPCYEKSLSCFKEVFGERHPSVADCLCNIGSIYSSKGDLNRGLQYMEEALSIRREFLGEKYYSTADSYVNIGLNYSFMGKYDRALHCLKKGYEIYKEIAGEGHSRTATILCTMADVCIHLGKFNTALSYLEKGLSVQKEILGERHPQIAITLNLIGLSYHKKDDNNNALIYHEQALSIDEEIFGKGHLRTAGTLYYLGDAYSGKGEYDKALSLHEQVLTIKRESLEERHSSIADSYHNIGDIYLGKGDLDKALNYQENALSIYNETLGKNHIHTAYTLQSIGKIHARKGDLKRTLQYYEDALPIFDKTLGKRNQQTIEIIKNLIKTAEELGDQEKTTKYRAELEDHYS
- a CDS encoding S8 family serine peptidase, translating into MKRFFTYITILMFLIGFISVTPLYAGVMEVVRGERPFIDIYRVPDDAMEEGRIRIKFQREYSEHLDNIEFTRNRDGIVLSGIPEVDALNRTYNVHTAVKLFDSPALRNGYEWRHREWGFHLWYELRFDTREDIRNIVIAYRNLNRVIEWAEPEYRIELTSYADDLNSAGREGNRRSSSSNEVFSTDFLSGQTEGYRYSDHITNPGSPGETRYRNDEDRDLWNPDDPYLLGQWHYHNIGQFGGTHGADIDLLAAWDIEKGNDAVVVAVVDGGIQYDHPDLAANLWTHPAYPYHGYNFVDNSIVVTPHYHGVHVAGTVAAVNNNDTGVAGVAGGSGTGDGVRLMSCQVYAENGSGGHAQALIFGADNGAAISQNSWGWTSPGVYSQAVLDAIDYFNINGGGDVLDGGITIVAAGNQNSSGSYYPGCYAGAFSVAATNYKDQKTYYSTYDTWVDISAPGGESGITQLTQVLSTYIDSDYGYMQGTSMSCPHVSGVAALVISYAYRNGIILTNSELADLLRDTADDHYDVNPDYIGMLGTGRVNAYRALMELVAVKNPLNFAASTISEVQIDLLWERTDNNNVMLLWSSDDIFGVPSNGASYSPGELLPGGGTVLYRGSGTTYNHTGLNEATRYYYRAFSYNSSNDYSRGRTIHAATDYDYFTLPFTENFDQFTNLPDYWQIVDHQGTGEVWLIGKIEWTHLSGLEATTGNYAYMNSDMYGRVGSQNTDLITPRLNLSEYTAVNVDFTHYFMQWLDVSTATFSYSIDDGNTWTVVNSWSTDTPNPAFFNRNIYGVAGEETVRFKWHYEGVWGFFWCIDDIVITGEYIVGSNMLLESYTLNGDGENTPQFDELIGIDILLANTGNEGATNVLATLSTDSPEVMIIDGQQHFGDIAATSTLSIENAFTFQIAADITDQTGIDFLLLITSDSQDDLTYEISIIVNAPDLQVTDFEVILMNEMIFTIENSGLATSPDGTATLSIDHPGISVNNPVLELYSFAPNSCNQLFYSLSLGNIENNTVVPVTLIMDYGAYQTVYSDYFTVNFDIVEDFETGDFVLLPWQHSGAQDWYIVSDEVYEGNYAARSGNLANNESSVLEVTLDITDEGIISFYRKVSSGRRAGLKFYIDGVEKGSWSGNVNWSEVTYNVEAGTRTFRWEYINLTPTEGSQCAWIDYILFPNVQLAPEPNMYSLTIVITGDGTTLPTEGQHLYVENTL